In Ctenopharyngodon idella isolate HZGC_01 chromosome 1, HZGC01, whole genome shotgun sequence, a single genomic region encodes these proteins:
- the si:ch211-196h16.12 gene encoding regulator of G-protein signaling 4 encodes MCKGLSAIPSSCLEKAKGMRVKLSHLAEKQEWVYKHRANEEKLPQDLESLLNSKLGIQAFRWFLRSEFSEENLEFWLACEEYKNSPGSKLAGKAQNIYNQFINPDAPHEVNLDSETREALTGLMQEPTADTFDEAQHRIFSLMAKDSFPRFLRSSYGQQPIRVL; translated from the exons ATGTGTAAGGGGTTGTCTGCCATCCCCTCCTCATGCCTGGAGAA GGCGAAGGGCATGAGGGTCAAGCTATCCCACCTGGCCGAAAAGCAGGAATGGGTTTACAAACACAG AGCGAATGAGGAAAAGCTGCCTCAGGACTTGGAGTCTCTGCTCAACAGCAAAC TGGGCATTCAGGCTTTCCGCTGGTTCCTGCGTTCAGAGTTCAGCGAAGAGAACCTTGAGTTCTGGCTGGCGTGTGAAGAATACAAGAACTCGCCTGGATCCAAACTGGCGGGAAAAGCCCAGAACATCTACAACCAGTTCATCAACCCCGACGCTCCTCACGAG GTGAATCTGGACAGTGAGACACGCGAGGCATTGACGGGGCTGATGCAGGAGCCCACGGCGGACACGTTTGATGAGGCTCAGCACCGCATCTTCTCCCTGATGGCCAAAGACTCATTCCCACGCTTCCTGCGCTCCTCTTATGGCCAGCAGCCTATCAGAGTCCTGTGA
- the c1h19orf53 gene encoding leydig cell tumor 10 kDa protein homolog, protein MAQGKQKFKAQRPGGAKKQQQKPKGLKKGGRIIAPKKAQVVQQQKLKKGLEVAIRNRIEHEVTQKASTSLHKKLSVLKTPAGKSGTAGPSKPAAGSSK, encoded by the exons ATGGCTCAAGGCAAACAGAAATTTAAGGCGCAGCGACCCGGAGGagctaaaaaacaacaacaaaaaccgAAAGGACTCAAGAAAGGag GAAGGATCATCGCACCCAAAAAAGCACAAGTGGTCCAACAGCAGAAGCTGAAGAAG GGGTTGGAGGTGGCCATCAGGAACAGGATTGAACACGAAGTCACACAGAAGGCCAGCACGTCTCTTCATAAGAAACTGAGTGTGCTGAAAACTCCCGCAGGGAAAAGCGGGACAGCCGGACCCTCAAAACCTGCTGCTGGCTCATCCAAATGA